A genomic window from Halorubrum trapanicum includes:
- a CDS encoding anthranilate phosphoribosyltransferase: protein MAQATQEFGDWPLKRLMTEVCGSGHKSADDLTRAQATEAFERILADEPDPTTLGAFWLANRWKRNTPEELGAYVDVMCDRVEYAEPDVDPVDCGANYDGKGRTAILGVAAGAVAAAAGTPVVVHSGDRVPTQKQDAYKHVLDELGVHTELTPSDSADMVDETGFGFYYQPAFNPAIDDLFDRRDMMGVRTFVNTVETLANPAGASTHLGSFYHLAFAKKVVDTFVESEFHDLDRVLMFQGMEGYDDVRPGYTKVAEWDAGDRGEAAGNDAEEAGSEGASFDDFEIETAEYGMDLEEEDLAVDDVAVDSAAITEAVLAGERDGAFADAVAVNAALRIYAGEDADSIEEGLDAAREAIDDGSAYEVLEELREF from the coding sequence ATGGCTCAGGCGACCCAGGAGTTCGGCGACTGGCCCCTCAAGCGGCTGATGACCGAGGTCTGCGGCTCCGGCCACAAGTCGGCCGACGACCTCACGCGCGCGCAGGCGACCGAGGCGTTCGAGCGCATCCTCGCGGACGAGCCGGACCCGACGACGCTCGGGGCGTTCTGGCTCGCGAACCGCTGGAAGCGGAACACGCCCGAGGAGCTCGGCGCGTACGTCGACGTGATGTGCGACCGCGTCGAGTACGCCGAGCCCGACGTCGACCCAGTCGACTGCGGCGCCAACTACGACGGGAAGGGGCGGACCGCAATCTTAGGCGTCGCGGCCGGGGCGGTCGCGGCCGCCGCGGGCACGCCCGTCGTCGTCCACTCGGGCGACCGCGTCCCGACCCAGAAGCAGGACGCGTACAAGCACGTCCTCGACGAGCTGGGCGTCCACACGGAGCTGACGCCCTCGGACTCCGCCGACATGGTCGACGAGACCGGCTTCGGCTTCTACTACCAGCCCGCGTTCAACCCCGCGATCGACGACCTGTTCGACCGCCGCGACATGATGGGCGTCCGGACGTTCGTCAACACCGTCGAGACGCTGGCGAACCCCGCCGGCGCCTCGACGCACCTCGGCTCCTTCTACCACCTCGCGTTCGCGAAGAAGGTGGTCGACACGTTCGTGGAAAGCGAGTTCCACGACCTCGACCGCGTCCTGATGTTCCAGGGCATGGAGGGGTACGACGACGTCCGCCCCGGCTACACGAAGGTCGCGGAGTGGGACGCGGGCGACCGCGGTGAGGCGGCGGGGAACGACGCGGAGGAAGCCGGCAGCGAGGGCGCCTCCTTCGACGACTTCGAGATCGAGACCGCGGAGTACGGGATGGACCTCGAAGAAGAGGACCTCGCGGTCGACGACGTGGCGGTCGATTCGGCCGCGATCACCGAGGCGGTGCTGGCCGGCGAGCGCGACGGCGCCTTCGCGGACGCGGTCGCGGTCAACGCCGCGCTCCGGATCTACGCCGGCGAGGACGCGGACTCGATCGAGGAGGGCCTTGACGCGGCCCGAGAAGCCATCGACGACGGCTCCGCGTACGAGGTTCTAGAGGAACTGCGGGAGTTCTGA
- a CDS encoding NAD+ synthase, producing the protein MSQTSEQSVLLSDDPPLDLRLSDAELAATRERIVSFIRDVVDDAGAEGAVLGLSGGIDSTLTAHLAVEALGEEGLHGLTMPSSVNDPDVMSDAERVAHDLGIEYDVVEIQPIAEAFFDAFPDAADDRTAAGNVYVRTRAVLNYFVANAENRVVLGTGNRAEAMTGYFTKYGDQAVDCNPIGNLYKQQVRQLAAHVGVDRDLVMQEPTAGMWEGQTDAAEMGLDYDTVDAILAVHVDGGLSRAATVRELDVPEAAVDRVVDLYERSAHKRAMPPAPDRDL; encoded by the coding sequence ATGAGTCAGACCTCGGAGCAGTCGGTGCTGCTGTCGGACGACCCCCCGCTCGACCTCCGCCTCTCGGACGCGGAGCTGGCGGCGACCCGCGAGCGCATCGTCTCGTTCATCCGCGACGTCGTCGACGACGCGGGGGCGGAGGGCGCCGTCCTCGGTCTCTCGGGCGGGATCGACTCGACGCTCACCGCCCACCTCGCGGTCGAGGCGCTCGGCGAGGAGGGCCTCCACGGGCTGACGATGCCCTCGTCCGTGAACGACCCGGACGTGATGAGCGACGCCGAGCGCGTCGCCCACGACCTCGGAATCGAGTACGACGTGGTCGAGATCCAGCCGATCGCGGAGGCCTTCTTCGACGCCTTCCCGGACGCGGCCGACGACCGCACCGCCGCGGGCAACGTCTACGTCCGCACCCGCGCCGTGCTGAACTACTTCGTCGCCAACGCCGAAAATCGGGTCGTCCTCGGCACCGGAAACCGCGCCGAGGCGATGACCGGCTACTTCACGAAGTACGGCGACCAGGCGGTCGACTGTAACCCCATCGGCAACCTCTACAAACAGCAGGTGCGCCAGCTGGCCGCGCACGTCGGCGTCGACCGCGACCTCGTGATGCAGGAGCCGACGGCGGGCATGTGGGAGGGACAGACCGACGCCGCGGAGATGGGGCTCGACTACGACACCGTCGACGCCATCCTCGCCGTCCACGTCGACGGCGGGCTCTCGCGCGCGGCGACGGTCCGCGAGCTCGACGTCCCCGAAGCGGCCGTCGACCGCGTGGTCGACCTCTACGAGCGCAGCGCCCACAAGCGGGCGATGCCGCCGGCGCCCGACCGCGACTTATAA
- a CDS encoding bacteriorhodopsin: protein MLVDTAVWAWIGALAMGAGTVPPLWALFSRSSEADESHAVYYGTLAGVTGVAALAYLAMALGVGTLSTAAGELEVVRYVDWLVTTPLILLYLGLLARPSRRVLAGLIGVDVVIIAGGIAAAATGGTVSWIAFGVAGVAYLALVYGLLVSLPRSASAEGDRVRAVFGTLRNITVVLWTLYPVVWLLAPTGFGLLTPATEMLVFVYLDVVSKVGFVVVAVAGADALDRLGADGGLGVDAAEDEFVAADSGTEERTTVLGDD, encoded by the coding sequence ATGCTCGTCGACACCGCCGTCTGGGCGTGGATCGGCGCCCTCGCGATGGGCGCCGGGACGGTTCCCCCGCTGTGGGCGTTGTTCTCCCGGTCCTCGGAGGCCGACGAGTCGCACGCCGTCTACTACGGCACCCTCGCCGGCGTCACCGGCGTCGCGGCGCTCGCGTACCTCGCGATGGCGCTCGGCGTCGGCACGCTGTCGACGGCGGCCGGCGAGCTGGAGGTCGTCCGGTACGTCGACTGGCTCGTGACGACGCCGCTCATCCTGCTGTACCTCGGGCTGCTCGCGCGGCCGTCCCGGCGCGTGCTCGCCGGGCTGATCGGCGTCGACGTGGTGATCATCGCCGGCGGAATCGCCGCCGCCGCCACCGGCGGAACGGTCTCGTGGATCGCCTTCGGCGTCGCCGGGGTCGCGTACCTCGCGCTCGTCTACGGGCTCCTCGTCTCGCTCCCGCGGTCGGCCTCGGCGGAGGGCGACCGGGTCCGCGCGGTCTTCGGCACCCTCCGGAACATCACGGTGGTGCTGTGGACGCTGTACCCGGTCGTGTGGCTGCTCGCGCCGACAGGCTTCGGCCTGCTGACGCCCGCGACGGAGATGCTCGTGTTCGTCTACCTCGACGTCGTCTCGAAGGTCGGCTTCGTCGTCGTCGCGGTCGCGGGCGCCGACGCGCTCGACCGCCTCGGCGCCGACGGCGGGCTCGGCGTGGACGCCGCCGAAGACGAGTTCGTCGCCGCCGACTCCGGGACCGAAGAGCGGACGACCGTCCTCGGCGACGACTAA
- a CDS encoding deoxyuridine 5'-triphosphate nucleotidohydrolase, which translates to MYDSGAAVAAALEAAGADLDEEQRQPNGVDLTVDAVFAQTEPGRLGRDGKRVGERRELEPRGDCYRLERGSYVVRYGEPVRIPEERIGFVLPRSTLLRNACTLDTAVWDAGYEGVGEGRLDVGHPIEIEPGARIAQLVFAEADHEGTYEGDYQKENL; encoded by the coding sequence ATGTACGACTCGGGAGCCGCGGTCGCGGCGGCGCTGGAGGCGGCCGGCGCCGACCTCGACGAGGAGCAGCGACAGCCGAACGGCGTCGACCTCACCGTCGACGCGGTGTTCGCACAGACCGAACCGGGCCGGCTCGGGCGCGACGGGAAGCGCGTGGGCGAGCGGCGGGAGCTGGAGCCCCGGGGCGACTGCTACCGGCTCGAACGCGGGAGCTACGTCGTCCGCTACGGCGAGCCGGTGCGGATCCCGGAAGAGCGGATCGGGTTCGTCCTCCCGCGCTCGACGCTGCTGCGGAACGCCTGTACCCTCGACACCGCGGTGTGGGACGCGGGCTACGAGGGCGTCGGCGAGGGGCGCCTCGACGTCGGCCACCCGATCGAGATCGAGCCGGGCGCGCGGATCGCGCAGCTCGTCTTCGCCGAGGCCGACCACGAGGGGACGTACGAGGGCGACTACCAGAAAGAGAACCTCTGA
- a CDS encoding DUF5787 family protein, whose protein sequence is MEYRFELALCAALESPDRVVARQLGAGVETPGTRIVDGCLLSPGPGFDDRAAISAERIPDPAIEAAVGPGEAVPVAEAFDLPPDRAAAVVERAVEVGYLERERRNGRDAVRATARYPEDWVGELVAVENKPDLGTPGDLEAQLRYDAALGLFDEVVLATASYVTRAHLNRIPDAVGVWRFDPETGAREVVREPTPLDPDAPGVEIRAERPSRTEVALVDPEAKARKRRRIAERAYGKGWRPDPPACAHGEATADGRPRCAHFDRVVDPGRECGSGCPAFEPADPPDAERDRLRDERTAWVADPDGGGPRRQSGLSRYL, encoded by the coding sequence ATGGAGTACCGGTTCGAGCTGGCGCTCTGCGCCGCGCTCGAATCCCCCGACCGCGTCGTCGCCCGCCAGCTCGGCGCAGGGGTCGAAACGCCGGGGACGCGCATCGTCGACGGCTGCCTGCTGTCGCCGGGACCGGGCTTCGACGACCGCGCCGCGATCAGCGCCGAGCGCATCCCGGACCCCGCTATCGAGGCCGCCGTGGGTCCCGGCGAGGCCGTGCCCGTCGCCGAGGCGTTCGACCTCCCGCCGGACCGGGCCGCCGCCGTCGTCGAGCGCGCGGTCGAGGTCGGCTACCTCGAACGCGAGCGGCGGAACGGGCGGGACGCCGTGCGCGCCACCGCCCGCTACCCGGAGGACTGGGTCGGCGAGCTGGTCGCCGTCGAGAACAAGCCCGACCTCGGGACGCCCGGCGACCTGGAGGCGCAGTTGCGGTACGACGCGGCGCTCGGCCTGTTCGACGAGGTCGTCCTCGCGACCGCCTCCTACGTCACCCGCGCGCACCTCAACCGGATCCCCGACGCGGTCGGGGTCTGGCGGTTCGACCCCGAGACCGGGGCGCGCGAGGTCGTCCGCGAGCCGACGCCGCTCGACCCGGACGCGCCCGGCGTCGAGATCCGGGCGGAGCGCCCCTCCCGCACGGAGGTCGCCTTAGTCGATCCCGAGGCGAAGGCCCGCAAACGGCGGCGGATCGCCGAGCGCGCGTACGGGAAGGGGTGGCGCCCCGACCCGCCGGCGTGCGCGCACGGCGAGGCGACCGCCGACGGGCGGCCGCGCTGCGCGCACTTCGACCGCGTGGTCGACCCCGGCCGCGAGTGCGGGAGCGGGTGTCCGGCCTTCGAGCCCGCCGACCCGCCGGACGCGGAGCGCGACCGCCTGCGCGACGAGCGCACGGCGTGGGTCGCGGACCCCGACGGGGGCGGACCGCGCCGCCAGTCCGGGCTCTCTCGGTACCTGTGA
- a CDS encoding NUDIX hydrolase: MTDERPGPGAGDGPADPDAPAADLRDLPAFSDGRSHSLPGEPEWPVTEVVVEYDEGWFVGGYDRVEQPDGTEKNYYWAELSPATVVVAVADDRVLFVEQYRPTVRNTQLELPAGIVESGESYTEAGARELAEETGFAPSSTSLLQEVWCSTGVLRHKRGYVFAEGLAPVDVDHDSNEFLAPRAVPVDEALEIAREPPTNDATLEGLLLAEEEGLL; this comes from the coding sequence GTGACCGATGAGCGACCGGGCCCCGGCGCGGGCGACGGCCCCGCCGACCCCGACGCCCCGGCCGCCGACCTCCGCGACCTGCCGGCGTTCTCGGACGGCCGCAGCCACTCGCTGCCGGGCGAGCCGGAGTGGCCGGTGACGGAGGTCGTCGTCGAGTACGATGAGGGGTGGTTCGTCGGCGGCTACGACCGCGTCGAGCAGCCCGACGGGACGGAGAAGAACTACTACTGGGCGGAGCTGTCGCCCGCGACGGTCGTCGTCGCGGTCGCGGACGACCGGGTGCTGTTCGTCGAGCAGTACCGCCCCACCGTCCGGAACACCCAGCTGGAGCTCCCCGCGGGGATCGTCGAGTCCGGCGAGTCATACACGGAAGCGGGCGCGCGCGAGCTCGCCGAGGAGACCGGCTTCGCGCCGTCGTCGACCTCGCTGCTCCAGGAGGTGTGGTGTTCGACCGGCGTGTTGCGCCACAAGCGCGGCTACGTGTTCGCGGAGGGGTTAGCGCCGGTCGACGTCGACCACGACAGCAACGAGTTCCTCGCCCCGCGGGCGGTCCCGGTCGACGAAGCACTGGAGATAGCCCGCGAGCCGCCGACGAACGACGCGACGCTGGAAGGGTTACTGTTGGCCGAAGAGGAAGGACTGCTGTAG
- a CDS encoding tautomerase family protein has protein sequence MPLLQFATTLSLSSAEREAFVAFVTDRYTEEMETSAGHVAVTIAEHEPSAMAIGRAVEGPLLFLDAEIREGRPFEYKRAFALAVMERAVEAFGVPEPNCKVVFTEHAGEDMMGVDRVGGDWDGA, from the coding sequence ATGCCGCTCTTACAGTTCGCGACGACGCTGTCGCTGTCGTCCGCCGAGCGCGAGGCGTTCGTCGCGTTCGTCACCGACCGGTACACCGAGGAGATGGAGACGAGCGCGGGCCACGTCGCGGTGACGATCGCGGAACACGAGCCGTCCGCGATGGCGATCGGGCGGGCGGTCGAGGGACCGCTCCTCTTCTTGGACGCCGAGATCCGCGAGGGCCGGCCCTTCGAGTACAAGCGCGCGTTCGCGCTGGCGGTGATGGAGCGGGCGGTCGAGGCGTTCGGCGTCCCCGAGCCGAACTGTAAGGTCGTCTTCACCGAGCACGCCGGCGAGGACATGATGGGGGTCGACCGCGTCGGCGGCGACTGGGACGGGGCGTAG
- a CDS encoding methyl-accepting chemotaxis protein, whose product MQAGSSSGIRSSYGAKLALSLIGVMGVSVSYGVIVYLRAEEAGAAGAAVRSGLVGMTLLTVIGLALIGVTVGSNTVISLRQLTAKAERMAEGDLDVRLETGRTDEIGRLFRAFDEMRGSLRSEIADAEAAREEAEGARREADARAETVERKATEYESAMRALADGDLTQRVDSDVDNEAMARVGVAFNEMADELEETVASVATVAEDTADVAGTVDDRTEDLRATTGTVSEAVEEIAEGARTQRDDLQAATDEAENLASSAEEVASTVTDVAETAEHAAEVGEEGREAAEEALAEMDAVEETTAETTAEVEALAEEVEEIGEVVDTISEIAEQTNLLALNASIEAARSGAEGAGFAVVAEEVKALAEETQESASEIEARIRSVQERAETGADAMARTEQRISAGVETVETSIDALERLAEASERTDTSMTEITRATETQADSVDAVVGHVEDVSAISAQTASAAGDVTGAVDEQERTLGAVENAAGSLSDRALALRDAVDDFEFAADDGLAGNADGADATATAVSDGGTADGEGTEFDFSHGGDEEATVGDDDAAAEEGVN is encoded by the coding sequence ATGCAAGCGGGATCGTCCTCCGGCATCCGGTCGAGTTACGGCGCGAAGCTCGCGCTGTCTTTGATCGGGGTCATGGGGGTTTCAGTTTCATACGGTGTCATCGTCTACCTCCGCGCGGAGGAGGCCGGCGCCGCGGGCGCAGCGGTGCGCTCCGGGCTCGTCGGGATGACGCTGTTGACGGTGATCGGGCTCGCGCTCATCGGCGTCACGGTCGGATCGAACACGGTCATCTCCCTGCGACAGCTCACGGCCAAGGCCGAGCGGATGGCCGAGGGGGACCTCGACGTGCGACTGGAGACGGGCCGAACCGACGAGATCGGGCGGCTGTTCCGGGCGTTCGACGAGATGCGCGGCTCGCTGCGCTCGGAGATCGCCGACGCGGAAGCGGCTCGCGAGGAGGCGGAGGGGGCGCGGCGGGAGGCGGACGCGCGCGCCGAGACGGTCGAGCGCAAGGCGACCGAGTACGAGTCGGCGATGCGCGCGCTCGCCGACGGCGACCTGACCCAGCGGGTCGACTCCGACGTCGACAACGAGGCGATGGCGCGCGTCGGCGTCGCGTTCAACGAGATGGCCGACGAGCTGGAGGAGACGGTCGCGTCCGTCGCGACCGTCGCCGAGGACACCGCCGACGTGGCCGGGACCGTCGACGACCGCACGGAGGACCTGCGGGCGACGACCGGGACCGTGAGCGAGGCGGTCGAGGAGATCGCCGAGGGCGCGCGCACCCAGCGCGACGACCTCCAGGCGGCGACCGACGAGGCCGAGAACCTCGCGTCGTCGGCCGAGGAGGTCGCCTCCACCGTCACCGACGTGGCGGAGACCGCGGAACACGCGGCCGAGGTGGGCGAGGAGGGCCGCGAGGCCGCCGAGGAGGCGCTCGCGGAGATGGACGCGGTCGAGGAGACGACCGCGGAGACGACCGCGGAGGTCGAGGCGCTCGCCGAGGAGGTCGAGGAGATCGGCGAGGTGGTCGACACCATCTCGGAGATCGCCGAGCAGACGAACCTGCTCGCGCTGAACGCCTCCATCGAGGCGGCCCGCTCCGGCGCCGAGGGCGCCGGCTTCGCGGTCGTCGCCGAGGAGGTGAAGGCGCTGGCCGAGGAGACCCAGGAGTCGGCCAGCGAGATCGAGGCCCGGATCCGCTCCGTCCAGGAGCGCGCGGAGACGGGCGCCGACGCGATGGCGCGCACCGAACAGCGGATCTCCGCCGGCGTCGAGACCGTCGAGACGTCGATCGACGCGCTCGAACGCCTCGCGGAGGCCTCCGAGCGCACCGACACCAGCATGACCGAGATCACCCGCGCGACCGAGACGCAGGCGGACTCCGTCGACGCGGTCGTCGGTCACGTCGAGGACGTCTCCGCGATCAGCGCGCAGACGGCCAGCGCGGCCGGCGACGTCACCGGCGCGGTCGACGAACAGGAACGGACCCTCGGGGCGGTCGAAAACGCGGCCGGGTCGCTCTCCGACCGCGCGCTCGCGCTGCGCGACGCGGTCGACGACTTCGAGTTCGCGGCCGACGACGGCCTCGCCGGGAACGCGGACGGCGCGGACGCGACCGCCACGGCGGTCTCCGACGGGGGGACCGCGGACGGCGAGGGGACCGAGTTCGACTTCTCGCACGGCGGAGACGAGGAGGCGACCGTCGGAGACGACGACGCGGCCGCCGAGGAGGGGGTGAACTGA
- a CDS encoding cyclic nucleotide-binding/CBS domain-containing protein — protein MDEIEDVFVARLMSTDLHTVTPDTLVEDAAAVLLENDISSVLVVDDDGDLVGILTSTDFVDIVAKSQPKAETTVERYMTRDPITAGAQDDVAAVAATMLERGFHHVPVVDGETPIGIITTSDFAAYVSSPESVSA, from the coding sequence ATGGACGAGATCGAAGACGTCTTCGTGGCGCGACTGATGTCGACGGACCTCCACACGGTGACCCCGGACACGCTGGTCGAGGACGCGGCCGCGGTGCTGCTCGAGAACGACATCAGCTCGGTGCTGGTCGTCGACGACGACGGCGACCTCGTCGGGATCTTAACCTCGACGGATTTCGTCGACATCGTCGCGAAGAGCCAGCCGAAGGCCGAGACGACGGTCGAGCGGTACATGACGCGGGACCCGATCACGGCGGGCGCACAGGACGACGTCGCGGCCGTCGCCGCGACGATGCTCGAACGCGGCTTCCACCACGTGCCGGTCGTCGACGGGGAGACGCCCATCGGCATCATCACCACCTCCGACTTCGCCGCGTACGTCTCCTCGCCGGAGTCGGTCTCGGCGTAG
- a CDS encoding LLM class flavin-dependent oxidoreductase, with translation MSDHLHLNLFTMSSVEHVSPGSWRYPGDRSADYADREYWTEVARTAERGGFDAVFFADVRGIYDVYGDDRETAVKRAVQTPANDPQLVVPAMAEVTEDIGFAVTRSTTYTHPYQLAREFSTLDHLTDGRVALNVVTSYLESAAENLGLDERMDKETRYDRADEFLDVCYKLWEESWDDDAVEVDREAGRYSDPEKVSAIDHEGDHFSVPGPHGCEPSPQRTPVIYQAGSSDHGRSFAARNAEAVFASQPTEEGVVEYMADVKSRAADAGRDSESLRFFIGVVPVVGETEALAEAKYEEYKRHVDVEATLALLSGFLDMDLSELDPDQKVEHIETDAIQGTMNAFTKAQPDREWTVREVAEFCGLGTTSPKIVGTPEQVADELQRWHEEVGVHGFNVKEVVRPDSLVDFVDLVVPELRERGLVPPADAEPPGETLRERLLGEGQTGLRGDHPARQ, from the coding sequence GTGTCCGATCACCTACACCTCAACCTCTTCACCATGTCCTCGGTCGAGCACGTCTCGCCCGGGTCGTGGCGGTACCCCGGCGACCGGTCGGCGGACTACGCCGACCGCGAGTACTGGACCGAGGTCGCGCGCACCGCCGAGCGGGGCGGCTTCGACGCCGTGTTCTTCGCCGACGTACGCGGGATCTACGACGTGTACGGCGACGACCGCGAAACGGCCGTCAAGCGCGCGGTCCAGACGCCCGCGAACGACCCGCAGCTCGTCGTGCCCGCGATGGCGGAGGTCACGGAGGACATCGGCTTCGCGGTGACGCGCTCGACGACGTACACCCACCCCTACCAGCTCGCGCGGGAGTTCTCGACGCTCGATCACCTCACCGACGGGCGGGTCGCGCTCAACGTCGTCACCTCCTACCTGGAATCGGCCGCCGAGAACCTCGGGCTCGACGAGCGGATGGACAAGGAGACGCGCTACGACCGGGCCGACGAGTTCCTCGACGTCTGTTACAAGCTGTGGGAAGAGTCGTGGGACGACGACGCCGTCGAGGTCGACCGCGAGGCCGGCCGGTACAGCGACCCGGAGAAGGTCTCTGCGATCGACCACGAGGGCGACCACTTCTCGGTGCCGGGCCCGCACGGCTGCGAGCCGTCCCCCCAGCGCACCCCGGTCATTTACCAGGCCGGCTCCTCCGATCACGGCCGGTCGTTCGCCGCGCGCAACGCCGAGGCCGTCTTCGCCAGCCAGCCGACCGAGGAGGGCGTCGTCGAGTACATGGCGGACGTGAAGTCGCGCGCGGCCGACGCCGGCCGCGACTCCGAGAGCCTCCGCTTCTTTATCGGCGTGGTGCCGGTCGTCGGCGAGACGGAGGCGCTCGCGGAGGCGAAGTACGAGGAGTACAAGCGCCACGTCGACGTCGAGGCGACGCTCGCGCTGTTGTCCGGCTTCCTCGACATGGACCTCTCGGAGCTCGACCCCGACCAGAAGGTCGAACACATCGAGACGGACGCGATCCAAGGGACGATGAACGCGTTCACGAAGGCCCAGCCCGACCGCGAGTGGACGGTCCGCGAGGTCGCGGAGTTCTGCGGGCTCGGTACCACCTCGCCGAAGATCGTCGGGACGCCGGAGCAGGTCGCCGACGAGCTCCAGCGCTGGCACGAGGAGGTCGGCGTCCACGGGTTCAACGTCAAGGAGGTCGTCCGCCCCGACTCGCTCGTCGACTTCGTCGACCTCGTCGTCCCGGAGCTGCGCGAGCGCGGACTGGTCCCCCCGGCCGACGCCGAGCCCCCGGGCGAGACGCTCCGCGAGCGGCTCCTCGGCGAGGGGCAGACGGGGCTCCGCGGGGACCACCCCGCCCGGCAGTAG
- a CDS encoding Lrp/AsnC family transcriptional regulator, whose amino-acid sequence MSLDADWRADLDAVDAALIDEYQSGFPVESRPFERVAREISAETGADVDADELLGRVRDLRDRGVFRRFGAVLNPPVIGSSTLAAVRAPEDRFDEVAEVINGYRQVNHNYRRDHEWNQWFVVTAGSRERRDEILAEIEERTGCEVLALPMLTDYYIDLEFPVVNGDRFARESLEETDVSATRISEDARGDLTPLEADLLLAIQDGFPLSATPYADVADEIGASGSEVDPTVDEVLAAVERLLADGCIKRIGCVVNHVVTGFTNNCMVVWDVPDDELDERGEAVGSLPYVTLCYHRPRRPDQGWEYNLFTMIHGREAEAVDAKIDELAADHLPFAHERLYSTETLKQTGARYADLVADGE is encoded by the coding sequence ATGAGTCTGGACGCCGACTGGCGGGCCGACCTCGACGCGGTCGACGCGGCCCTCATCGACGAGTACCAGAGCGGCTTCCCCGTCGAGTCGCGCCCGTTCGAGCGCGTCGCCCGCGAGATCAGCGCCGAAACGGGAGCCGATGTCGACGCCGACGAGCTCCTCGGCCGCGTCCGCGACCTGCGCGACCGCGGCGTGTTCCGGCGGTTCGGCGCCGTGCTCAACCCCCCGGTCATCGGCTCTTCGACGCTGGCGGCGGTGCGCGCGCCCGAGGACCGGTTCGACGAGGTCGCCGAGGTGATCAACGGCTACCGGCAGGTGAACCACAACTACCGCCGCGACCACGAGTGGAACCAGTGGTTCGTCGTCACCGCCGGCTCGCGGGAGCGACGGGACGAGATCCTCGCGGAGATCGAGGAGCGCACCGGCTGCGAGGTGCTCGCGCTCCCGATGCTCACCGACTACTACATCGATCTGGAGTTCCCCGTCGTCAACGGCGACCGATTTGCGAGAGAGTCCCTCGAAGAGACCGACGTGTCGGCCACCCGCATCTCGGAGGACGCGCGCGGCGACCTCACGCCCCTCGAAGCCGACCTCCTCCTCGCGATTCAGGACGGCTTCCCGCTGTCCGCGACCCCCTACGCCGACGTGGCGGACGAGATCGGCGCGAGCGGCTCCGAGGTTGACCCGACCGTCGACGAGGTGCTCGCGGCGGTCGAGCGCCTGCTCGCGGACGGCTGTATCAAGCGGATCGGCTGCGTCGTCAACCACGTCGTCACCGGGTTCACGAACAACTGTATGGTGGTCTGGGACGTGCCCGACGACGAGCTCGACGAGCGCGGCGAGGCCGTCGGGAGCCTCCCGTATGTCACCCTCTGTTACCACCGGCCGCGCCGCCCCGACCAGGGGTGGGAGTACAACCTGTTCACGATGATCCACGGCCGCGAGGCCGAGGCGGTCGACGCGAAGATCGACGAGCTGGCGGCCGATCATCTCCCGTTCGCTCACGAGCGGCTCTACTCGACTGAGACGCTGAAACAGACCGGCGCGCGCTACGCGGACCTCGTCGCGGACGGCGAGTAG